One region of Collinsella aerofaciens ATCC 25986 genomic DNA includes:
- the aroF gene encoding 3-deoxy-7-phosphoheptulonate synthase translates to MIAILKQSASDEAVGHIVSWIEKKGLKTDVSRGENETIIGLVGDTTKIDPFLLESMDVVERVQRVSEPFKRANRKFHPEDSVIDCGHGVKIGGDQFQVIAGPCSVEGENLIRIARRVKAAGATMLRGGAYKPRTSPYAYQGMGPAGLDLLCEASAELDMPIVTEIMDPRDVQVFLDKKIDVMQIGARNAQNFPLLKEVGKTKTPILLKRGMSGTVDELLMAAEYIMSEGNDNVILCERGIRTFETRTRNTFDLNAVPVLHHLSHLPVVADPSHATGYTRYVEPMALAATACGANGLEIEVHDDPSHAWSDGAQALTPDQFDDTMHRIRAIREVVCQETVQE, encoded by the coding sequence ATGATTGCAATTTTAAAGCAGAGCGCCAGCGACGAGGCCGTCGGCCATATCGTCAGCTGGATCGAGAAGAAGGGTCTCAAGACCGACGTCTCGCGCGGCGAGAACGAGACCATCATCGGCCTGGTGGGCGATACGACCAAGATCGACCCGTTCCTGCTCGAGTCCATGGATGTCGTCGAGCGCGTGCAGCGCGTCTCCGAGCCCTTTAAGCGTGCCAACCGCAAGTTCCACCCCGAGGACTCCGTCATCGACTGCGGCCACGGCGTCAAGATCGGCGGCGACCAGTTCCAGGTCATCGCAGGCCCCTGCTCCGTCGAGGGCGAGAACCTCATTCGCATCGCACGCCGCGTAAAGGCCGCCGGCGCCACGATGCTGCGCGGTGGCGCCTACAAGCCCCGCACCTCCCCTTACGCCTACCAGGGCATGGGCCCCGCCGGCCTGGACCTGCTATGCGAGGCATCCGCCGAGCTCGACATGCCGATCGTCACCGAGATCATGGACCCGCGCGACGTGCAGGTCTTCTTGGATAAGAAGATCGACGTCATGCAGATCGGCGCCCGCAACGCGCAGAACTTCCCCCTGCTCAAGGAGGTCGGCAAGACCAAGACCCCGATCCTGCTCAAGCGCGGCATGTCCGGCACCGTCGACGAGCTGCTCATGGCTGCCGAGTACATCATGAGCGAGGGCAACGACAACGTCATCCTGTGTGAGCGCGGCATTCGCACCTTCGAGACCCGCACCCGCAATACCTTCGACCTCAACGCCGTGCCGGTGCTGCACCACCTGTCGCACCTGCCCGTCGTCGCCGACCCCAGCCACGCCACCGGCTACACCCGCTATGTCGAGCCCATGGCGCTCGCTGCGACCGCCTGTGGCGCCAACGGCCTGGAGATCGAGGTCCACGACGACCCGAGCCACGCCTGGTCTGACGGCGCCCAGGCCCTCACGCCCGACCAGTTCGACGACACCATGCACCGCATCCGTGCCATCCGCGAGGTCGTCTGCCAAGAGACCGTTCAGGAGTAG
- the aroB gene encoding 3-dehydroquinate synthase — translation MAITIDIDTARPYQVHVGTFLLEQAGPLVRATAGGSRAVIVTDTNVGPLYQMPVKQSLEASGYEVSICTFEAGEAHKRAETYVTILEFVAEHELSRSDVIVALGGGVVGDVAGFVAATYMRGCKFVQIPTSLLAMVDSSVGGKTAIDLAAGKNLAGAFWQPSVVIADVGCLATLTPEQFADGCGEVVKHAVIADPELFDELEKTPLTLELLNQDVARVALIIARNIDIKRAVVVADERETNQRKLLNFGHSAGHAVEACEHFELGHGNCVSIGMGIITRAAALHGICDAALPARIEELCARHGLKTRCELSADAIFAEALHDKKRAGDTIDLVIPHGIGRCSIDRTPLSTFHDLIAEGLGQKGDASAC, via the coding sequence ATGGCGATTACCATCGATATCGACACCGCACGCCCCTACCAGGTACACGTGGGCACCTTTTTGCTGGAGCAGGCAGGGCCGCTCGTTCGCGCCACCGCTGGCGGATCACGCGCCGTCATTGTGACAGACACCAACGTGGGTCCGCTCTACCAGATGCCCGTCAAGCAGAGTCTGGAGGCGTCAGGCTATGAGGTAAGCATTTGCACCTTCGAGGCCGGCGAGGCACACAAGCGCGCCGAGACCTACGTTACCATTCTTGAGTTTGTTGCCGAGCATGAGCTTTCGCGCTCCGACGTGATCGTGGCGCTCGGCGGCGGCGTCGTGGGCGACGTGGCCGGCTTTGTGGCCGCCACCTACATGCGCGGCTGCAAGTTTGTGCAGATCCCCACGAGTCTGCTCGCCATGGTGGACTCGTCGGTGGGCGGCAAGACGGCCATCGACCTGGCCGCCGGCAAAAATCTCGCCGGAGCCTTTTGGCAGCCGAGCGTGGTTATCGCCGACGTAGGGTGCCTGGCCACCCTCACGCCCGAGCAGTTCGCCGACGGCTGCGGCGAGGTCGTCAAGCACGCCGTGATTGCCGATCCGGAGCTCTTCGATGAGCTCGAGAAGACCCCGCTCACGCTGGAGTTGCTTAACCAGGACGTGGCCCGCGTGGCGCTCATCATCGCCCGCAATATCGACATCAAGCGCGCCGTGGTCGTTGCCGACGAACGCGAGACCAACCAGCGCAAGCTCCTCAACTTTGGACACAGCGCCGGACATGCCGTCGAGGCCTGCGAGCACTTTGAGCTAGGACACGGCAACTGCGTGTCGATCGGCATGGGTATCATCACGCGTGCCGCGGCCCTGCACGGCATTTGCGACGCTGCACTGCCCGCGCGCATCGAAGAGCTCTGCGCCCGTCATGGCCTCAAGACCCGCTGCGAGCTATCCGCCGACGCCATCTTTGCCGAGGCGCTGCACGACAAAAAACGCGCTGGTGACACCATCGACCTGGTGATTCCGCACGGCATTGGCCGCTGCAGCATCGACCGCACGCCGCTTTCAACCTTCCATGATTTAATTGCCGAGGGCCTCGGCCAGAAGGGAGACGCATCAGCATGCTAG
- a CDS encoding prephenate dehydrogenase, giving the protein MGTVRNARVNQGGPKCAGIVGLGLIGGSFARGYAQAGVRVLAWDPDDDVMTAASMGTVAGELNDETLGECDIIVLACYPKGCIEWLEEHAQALADATDTEAIMGPVVIDTVGVKGIVCERAFELAREHGFYFVGAHPMAGTQFSGYAHSRADLFQGAPLVLVPPAVDDALKLELLGQVREMVRPLGFGKFSVTTAAEHDRVIAFTSQLAHVVSNAYVKSPTAQVHHGFSAGSYRDLTRVAHLNPQMWSELMIDDADALAFEIDHLIDALGAYSHALKDRDQRYLENLLAEGDRIKRALDDESAH; this is encoded by the coding sequence ATGGGTACGGTGAGAAACGCACGCGTCAACCAGGGCGGCCCCAAGTGTGCCGGTATCGTGGGCCTGGGCCTCATCGGCGGCAGCTTTGCCCGCGGCTATGCGCAGGCGGGCGTCCGCGTGCTGGCCTGGGACCCCGACGATGACGTGATGACGGCCGCCAGCATGGGTACCGTCGCCGGCGAGCTCAACGACGAGACGCTCGGTGAGTGCGACATCATCGTCCTTGCCTGCTATCCTAAAGGATGCATCGAGTGGCTCGAGGAGCACGCCCAGGCGCTCGCCGACGCTACCGACACCGAGGCCATCATGGGTCCCGTGGTGATCGACACCGTGGGCGTCAAGGGCATTGTGTGTGAGCGGGCCTTTGAGCTCGCACGCGAGCACGGCTTTTACTTTGTGGGCGCCCACCCCATGGCGGGCACCCAGTTCTCGGGCTACGCGCACTCCCGCGCCGACCTGTTCCAGGGCGCACCGCTCGTGCTCGTTCCGCCCGCGGTAGACGATGCCCTTAAGCTGGAGCTCTTGGGCCAGGTGCGCGAGATGGTGCGTCCCTTGGGGTTTGGCAAGTTCAGCGTGACCACCGCCGCCGAGCACGACCGCGTGATCGCCTTTACGAGCCAGCTCGCGCACGTGGTGTCTAACGCCTACGTAAAGAGCCCCACCGCCCAGGTCCACCACGGCTTTTCGGCCGGTAGCTACCGCGATCTCACCCGCGTGGCCCACCTCAACCCGCAGATGTGGTCCGAACTCATGATTGACGACGCCGACGCGCTTGCCTTCGAGATCGACCACCTGATCGATGCGCTCGGCGCCTACAGCCACGCGCTCAAGGATCGCGACCAGCGCTATCTGGAAAATCTCCTAGCCGAGGGCGATCGCATCAAGCGCGCACTCGACGACGAGAGCGCCCACTAG
- a CDS encoding HAD-IC family P-type ATPase: MAATDIERGLSTAEVEERIAAGKINRNMELKIKSVRELIIENLCTLFNLINAVLAILVLLTGSFKNLTFLFVVFLNTAIGVIQSMRSKKMVDKLTLLTSKKAIAVRDGAEVELDLDQIVLDDIIRLGRGDQIPADAVVVSGEALVNESLLTGESDLIKKQPGSELMSGSFIDSGLLRARVIHVGADNYVAKINNEAKYVKKVNSEIMNALNAIVRFASLIMIPLGLALFASSVSELWDAAGTPGDSALSWCFSELLAGRVPSSALLSTVGALLGMIPQGLVLLTSSVLAIATVRLARRKVLAQQLYCIETLARVDVLCLDKTGTITSGRMEVEGTYPLPVEGVGFGADSDEAAVPVETTVLDFALANVARATSADANETCQALLNYYADRPVEVSEPLAVIPFSSSKKWSGASFAQGSYVMGAAQFVLSERAFAQVENRVAELADTCRVLVVARVDGFTPDGDMVGEAEPVGFVTIRDEIRTSAAETIGYFNEQGVTLNVISGDDPRTVSSIARVVGVPGADAYVDATTLDTPSKIDAAVDRYHVFGRVTPQQKRELVHALKRRDHTVAMTGDGVNDVLALKEADCSVAMAAGSDAARNVAEIVLVDNDFASMPAVVAEGRRSINNLQRSAALFLTKTLFSMGLAALCIAFPPYPFEPIQMTLINFFCIGAPGFVLGLEPNNARVKGSFLTNVLKRALPASLAVIMAAALDIFVARVFGFNRLTLSTMCLLTSCAASVSLIWRISQPLTPLRVVLFVFVVVGILAGVIGFPQLLSIANLSTGEAVILLAIIVFTCTVFFKLATMMDSLKPRRRHAATGFGRGVRVRLGRGGGKVSSTGSTAQRFAKRVAADMAQRREERTAREAEVRALEGVEKAQPKKKKGTGVTRSRVTKSAQGIKVSMPSKKKKPANKA; the protein is encoded by the coding sequence ATGGCAGCAACGGATATCGAGCGCGGGCTTTCGACCGCCGAGGTCGAGGAGCGCATCGCCGCCGGTAAGATCAACCGCAACATGGAGCTCAAGATTAAATCGGTCCGCGAGCTCATCATCGAGAACCTCTGCACACTGTTTAACTTGATCAACGCTGTCTTGGCGATTCTGGTGTTGCTGACCGGTTCGTTTAAGAACCTGACGTTCCTGTTCGTGGTGTTCCTCAATACCGCCATCGGCGTCATCCAGTCCATGCGCTCCAAGAAGATGGTCGATAAGCTCACGCTTTTGACCTCTAAGAAGGCCATCGCGGTGCGCGACGGTGCCGAGGTGGAGCTCGACTTGGACCAGATCGTGCTCGACGACATCATTCGCCTGGGGCGCGGTGATCAGATTCCTGCCGACGCCGTGGTGGTATCGGGCGAGGCGCTCGTTAACGAGAGCCTGCTGACGGGCGAGAGCGATCTCATTAAAAAGCAGCCCGGCTCCGAGCTCATGAGCGGCAGCTTTATCGACTCGGGTCTGCTGCGCGCCCGCGTGATCCATGTTGGCGCCGATAACTACGTGGCAAAGATCAACAACGAGGCCAAGTACGTCAAAAAGGTCAATTCCGAGATCATGAACGCGCTCAACGCCATCGTGCGCTTCGCGAGCCTCATTATGATTCCGCTCGGCCTGGCGCTCTTTGCCTCGAGCGTGAGCGAGCTGTGGGATGCCGCCGGTACGCCGGGCGACAGCGCACTTTCGTGGTGCTTTTCCGAGCTGCTTGCCGGTCGCGTGCCCTCGTCGGCGCTGCTGTCTACGGTGGGTGCTCTTTTAGGCATGATTCCGCAGGGCCTGGTGCTGCTGACCTCGTCGGTGCTTGCCATCGCCACGGTGCGTCTGGCGCGCCGCAAGGTACTCGCGCAGCAGCTCTACTGCATCGAGACCCTCGCGCGCGTCGACGTGCTGTGCTTGGACAAGACAGGCACCATCACGTCGGGTCGCATGGAGGTTGAGGGCACCTATCCGTTGCCTGTTGAGGGTGTTGGTTTTGGCGCGGATTCGGACGAGGCGGCTGTTCCCGTCGAGACCACAGTCCTCGATTTTGCGCTCGCCAACGTGGCGCGTGCCACCTCGGCAGACGCCAACGAGACCTGTCAAGCGCTGCTTAACTATTACGCCGACCGCCCGGTAGAGGTGTCCGAGCCGCTGGCGGTCATTCCGTTCTCGTCGTCCAAAAAGTGGAGCGGCGCCTCGTTTGCGCAGGGCTCCTATGTGATGGGCGCGGCGCAATTTGTGCTTTCGGAGCGCGCCTTTGCGCAGGTCGAGAACCGTGTGGCCGAGCTCGCCGACACCTGCCGCGTACTTGTTGTGGCGCGCGTGGACGGCTTTACGCCCGACGGCGATATGGTTGGCGAGGCCGAGCCCGTGGGCTTTGTGACTATTCGCGACGAGATCCGTACCTCGGCCGCCGAGACCATCGGCTACTTTAACGAGCAGGGCGTGACCCTCAACGTGATCAGCGGCGACGACCCGCGCACGGTGTCGTCGATCGCGCGCGTGGTGGGCGTTCCGGGGGCCGATGCCTACGTCGACGCCACGACGCTCGATACGCCGTCCAAGATTGATGCCGCGGTGGATCGCTACCACGTCTTTGGCCGCGTGACGCCGCAGCAGAAGCGCGAGCTCGTGCACGCGCTCAAGCGTCGCGACCATACCGTTGCCATGACGGGCGACGGCGTCAACGACGTGTTGGCGCTCAAGGAGGCCGACTGCTCTGTGGCCATGGCCGCCGGTTCCGATGCTGCGCGCAACGTGGCCGAGATCGTGCTGGTCGACAATGATTTTGCCTCGATGCCCGCCGTGGTGGCCGAGGGCCGTCGCTCCATCAACAACTTGCAGCGCTCTGCGGCGCTGTTTCTGACCAAGACGCTGTTCTCGATGGGCTTGGCGGCGCTGTGCATCGCGTTTCCGCCATATCCCTTCGAGCCGATTCAGATGACACTCATCAACTTCTTCTGCATCGGCGCGCCGGGCTTTGTGCTGGGTTTGGAGCCCAATAATGCCCGCGTGAAGGGGTCATTCTTGACCAACGTGCTCAAGCGTGCGCTGCCGGCGTCGCTGGCGGTCATAATGGCTGCGGCGCTCGATATCTTTGTGGCGCGCGTGTTCGGCTTTAACCGGCTCACGCTTTCGACCATGTGCCTGCTTACGTCGTGTGCGGCGAGCGTGAGTCTGATCTGGCGTATCTCGCAGCCGCTTACGCCCTTGCGTGTGGTGCTTTTTGTGTTTGTCGTCGTCGGCATCCTGGCGGGTGTTATCGGATTCCCGCAGCTGCTGTCCATCGCCAACCTGTCGACGGGTGAGGCGGTTATCTTACTGGCGATCATCGTCTTTACCTGCACGGTGTTCTTTAAGCTCGCCACGATGATGGATTCGCTTAAGCCGCGTCGTCGCCATGCTGCCACCGGCTTTGGCCGCGGCGTTCGCGTCCGTCTGGGTCGTGGCGGCGGCAAGGTGAGCTCGACGGGCTCAACTGCCCAGCGTTTTGCCAAGCGCGTCGCCGCCGATATGGCGCAGCGCCGTGAGGAGCGCACCGCTCGCGAGGCCGAGGTTCGCGCGCTCGAGGGTGTGGAAAAGGCCCAGCCCAAGAAAAAGAAGGGCACGGGCGTCACTCGCTCGCGTGTGACCAAGTCCGCCCAGGGCATTAAGGTCTCGATGCCGAGCAAGAAGAAAAAGCCCGCAAATAAAGCCTAG
- the aroA gene encoding 3-phosphoshikimate 1-carboxyvinyltransferase: MLARITPSPLKGTVPAIASKSMAHRLIICAALANGETHVTCNTTCADIEATVHCLTALGARIETVEDGFQVHPTMKSIEFGLLKALAGGTLDCGESGSTLRFMLPVACALGAEATFVGRGRLGARPLSPLSDEIIAAGCDLQGLGGFPLKTSGRMRPGTFILPGNVSSQYISGLLLAAPLLAQPSCVQVTGLIESRPYINLTIQAMKAFGVEVNVERIPAKDGQPEVTNFRVNSGSYRTPGSVAVEGDWSNAAFWLCAGAIGSDPITVEGVSLSSAQGDRNVLAALSRFGARIVRSTNAATVQSDKLAGFEMSAHDIPDLVPVISAVASLAQGRTFIRDCARLRIKESDRLATTTRELTALGAQVRIAGDDLIIKGVDAFTGGEVDSHNDHRIAMMAAIAASRATGDVVIHGAEAVNKSYPDFFDHYRLLGGKVTLEEE; encoded by the coding sequence ATGCTAGCCCGCATCACCCCCTCCCCGCTCAAGGGCACCGTTCCCGCTATCGCATCCAAGTCGATGGCGCATCGTCTCATCATCTGCGCTGCGCTCGCCAACGGTGAGACGCACGTCACTTGCAACACCACCTGCGCCGATATCGAGGCCACAGTGCACTGCCTCACGGCCCTGGGCGCCCGTATCGAGACCGTCGAGGACGGCTTCCAAGTCCATCCCACTATGAAGAGTATTGAGTTCGGCCTGCTCAAGGCACTTGCCGGCGGCACGCTCGACTGCGGCGAGAGCGGCTCCACGCTCCGCTTTATGCTGCCCGTCGCCTGCGCGCTGGGAGCAGAGGCCACCTTTGTGGGCCGGGGTCGTCTGGGCGCACGCCCCCTCTCCCCGCTCTCCGACGAGATCATTGCCGCCGGCTGCGACCTGCAGGGGCTGGGCGGCTTTCCGCTCAAGACAAGCGGCCGCATGCGCCCGGGCACCTTTATCCTGCCGGGTAACGTGAGCTCGCAGTACATCTCCGGTCTGCTGCTGGCAGCCCCACTTCTGGCCCAGCCCTCCTGCGTGCAGGTGACCGGCCTTATCGAGAGCCGCCCCTATATCAACCTGACCATCCAGGCCATGAAGGCCTTCGGAGTCGAGGTCAACGTCGAGCGTATTCCGGCCAAGGACGGCCAGCCCGAGGTCACGAACTTCCGCGTGAACAGCGGCTCCTACCGCACGCCTGGCAGCGTGGCCGTCGAAGGCGACTGGTCCAACGCCGCCTTTTGGCTGTGTGCCGGCGCCATCGGCTCCGACCCCATCACCGTCGAGGGTGTGTCGCTCAGCTCCGCGCAGGGCGACCGCAACGTGCTCGCCGCGCTTTCGCGCTTTGGCGCTCGCATCGTGCGCTCCACTAACGCCGCCACCGTGCAGTCCGACAAGCTCGCCGGCTTTGAGATGAGCGCGCACGACATCCCCGACTTGGTGCCCGTTATCTCTGCCGTGGCATCGTTGGCGCAGGGCCGCACGTTTATCCGCGATTGCGCCCGCCTGCGCATCAAGGAATCCGACCGTCTGGCCACTACCACCCGCGAGCTCACCGCACTGGGGGCGCAGGTACGCATTGCCGGTGACGACCTCATCATCAAGGGTGTCGACGCCTTTACCGGCGGCGAGGTCGATTCGCACAACGACCACCGCATCGCCATGATGGCCGCCATCGCCGCGAGCCGTGCTACCGGCGATGTCGTGATCCACGGCGCCGAGGCCGTCAACAAGTCCTATCCCGATTTCTTTGACCACTACCGCCTGCTGGGCGGCAAGGTCACGCTCGAGGAGGAATAG